A part of Desulfotomaculum nigrificans DSM 574 genomic DNA contains:
- a CDS encoding ATP-binding protein: protein MTSENIVKSVYRALNSLTLFQNLQHDAAVKYFNKIINAAMVEQLDPWHLLGDYHRLMSLLLEQSAHKLLPPTGNLWQNHLLNLILLDDNLFARQAAAGQQVSAVLKAAYQHDLDMLQVLCQQGVQSLDCIFRGMDPYFKMGDLTEITVTADNHGIGREVLDLKRFLLGSTNWCEQVPQMISFYRRTGVGQFILYWAFRYEETGTGWQLTGIADPDPIQLHQLIGYQSQRQQVVDNTERLLQGFTAHNLLLYGDRGTGKSSTIKALIHRYGPDGLRLVQLPRKNLGSLQKLTQALSQLPLKFIIFIDDLSFEEKETEYKEFKTQLEGSLQQQPANVRIYVTSNQRNLIKEYFSDRNSGDGEVHMGDTAQEKLSLADRFGLKITFLAPDKEAYLQIVRELARQEAIDVDPETLEKLALQWTLWHNERSGRTARQFIDHIKGRTDLNIF, encoded by the coding sequence TTGACCAGTGAAAACATAGTTAAATCTGTTTACCGGGCTCTCAACAGCTTAACCTTATTTCAAAACTTACAGCATGATGCTGCGGTAAAATACTTTAATAAAATTATTAACGCAGCTATGGTGGAGCAGTTGGACCCCTGGCATTTATTAGGGGACTACCACCGGCTGATGTCCCTGCTGTTAGAACAAAGCGCCCACAAGCTGCTGCCGCCGACTGGTAACCTGTGGCAAAACCATTTGTTAAACTTAATTCTGCTGGATGATAACTTATTTGCCCGGCAAGCTGCAGCCGGGCAGCAGGTTTCTGCCGTACTTAAGGCAGCTTATCAGCATGATTTAGACATGCTGCAGGTACTCTGCCAGCAGGGTGTCCAGAGTCTGGACTGCATTTTCCGGGGGATGGACCCTTATTTTAAAATGGGCGACTTAACAGAAATCACTGTTACTGCTGACAACCATGGGATCGGTAGGGAAGTGCTGGATTTAAAACGTTTTCTTTTAGGATCCACCAATTGGTGTGAACAGGTGCCCCAAATGATCTCTTTCTACCGCCGGACAGGGGTGGGACAATTCATTCTTTACTGGGCCTTCCGTTATGAGGAAACCGGCACCGGTTGGCAGCTCACCGGTATTGCCGACCCGGATCCCATTCAGTTGCACCAATTAATCGGATACCAGTCCCAAAGGCAGCAGGTGGTGGATAACACTGAGAGGCTGCTACAGGGGTTCACCGCTCATAATCTGCTGCTGTACGGCGACCGGGGTACCGGTAAATCTTCTACCATCAAAGCACTGATTCACCGGTATGGCCCGGACGGGCTCCGGTTGGTGCAATTACCAAGAAAAAACCTGGGCAGCCTGCAAAAACTAACCCAGGCCTTAAGCCAGTTACCCCTTAAATTTATCATTTTTATTGATGACCTGTCCTTTGAAGAAAAGGAAACCGAGTATAAAGAATTTAAGACACAGTTGGAAGGAAGCTTGCAGCAACAGCCTGCTAATGTGCGAATTTATGTGACCTCTAACCAGAGAAATTTAATTAAAGAATACTTTAGTGACCGTAATTCCGGGGATGGTGAGGTCCATATGGGTGATACCGCCCAGGAGAAACTGTCTCTGGCCGACCGGTTTGGGCTAAAGATTACTTTTCTGGCACCGGATAAAGAAGCCTACCTGCAAATTGTCCGGGAACTGGCCCGCCAGGAAGCAATAGATGTGGACCCGGAAACCCTGGAAAAACTGGCCCTCCAGTGGACCCTGTGGCATAACGAACGTTCCGGCCGCACCGCCCGCCAGTTTATTGATCATATTAAGGGCAGAACGGATCTGAACATTTTTTAG
- a CDS encoding HD domain-containing phosphohydrolase encodes MLANNFFNIPGLTKFTRMIMELSEDLISVIDHRGIIIAMNPAVGKLLNIDVNSLIGQPMIKAVYKGKKYDAKGNYLSPIIETLETGREFKEVEKTIKSPLVRGEFICRTTTGILRDAAGRVAGAYSFDQNITVRRRLERTNEKLEEMINNQHLQTVLAFTEAIGARDNYTRGHSERVAEYAQMIAGAMGLGQLNQLVYVAALVHDVGKIGVPEHILNKPGRLTDEEFIKIKEHPVTGSNILKQIGSFNYLVPIVRAHHERYDGRGYPDGLAGKDIPLISRIIAVADAFEAMTSDRSYRKRFTIDYAVNELKLNAGTQFDPEIVDHFTKLIGYLK; translated from the coding sequence ATGTTGGCAAATAATTTTTTTAATATTCCTGGGCTGACTAAGTTCACCCGTATGATTATGGAGTTGTCCGAAGATCTAATTTCTGTTATTGATCACCGGGGAATTATTATTGCTATGAACCCTGCTGTGGGCAAGCTGCTGAATATCGACGTTAATAGTCTCATTGGCCAACCTATGATAAAGGCTGTTTATAAAGGAAAGAAATATGACGCCAAGGGGAATTATTTAAGTCCCATTATTGAAACCCTGGAGACAGGACGGGAGTTTAAAGAAGTTGAGAAAACCATCAAATCTCCCCTGGTTCGTGGCGAATTTATCTGTCGCACCACCACTGGTATATTACGTGATGCAGCAGGCCGGGTGGCAGGTGCTTATTCCTTTGATCAAAACATTACCGTTCGCCGCCGATTGGAACGTACCAATGAGAAACTGGAAGAAATGATTAACAACCAGCACTTGCAAACTGTGTTGGCCTTTACCGAAGCCATTGGGGCCAGGGATAACTACACCAGAGGTCACTCGGAGAGGGTGGCTGAATATGCCCAGATGATTGCCGGTGCCATGGGCTTGGGCCAACTTAACCAACTGGTGTACGTGGCGGCACTGGTACACGATGTTGGTAAAATAGGTGTGCCGGAGCATATATTAAATAAGCCCGGACGGTTAACTGATGAAGAATTTATTAAAATAAAGGAACACCCGGTTACTGGTTCCAATATCCTAAAACAGATAGGTTCTTTTAATTACCTGGTACCCATTGTCCGCGCCCACCATGAACGGTATGACGGCAGGGGATATCCTGATGGCCTGGCGGGCAAAGATATCCCTCTGATCAGTCGGATTATAGCCGTGGCCGATGCCTTTGAGGCTATGACTTCGGACCGGAGCTACCGAAAAAGATTTACCATCGACTATGCCGTTAATGAACTAAAACTTAATGCCGGAACCCAATTTGATCCTGAAATAGTAGATCATTTTACTAAGTTAATTGGGTATTTAAAATAA
- a CDS encoding helix-turn-helix domain-containing protein, with translation MAKNILPKVQEILELRKISMEELAQRTMLEVSDIEGLKQFNHKRAAHLAIAQAIAMALGINVYYFLGDDVIGPQRILSRLNVFDRQKILNGELMPFIKVSKEQAAKGLTDEELDSLIQVMLEQEKKQDQ, from the coding sequence TTGGCAAAGAATATCTTACCCAAAGTGCAGGAAATATTGGAATTAAGAAAGATTTCTATGGAGGAATTGGCCCAAAGAACCATGCTGGAGGTTTCAGATATTGAAGGGTTAAAACAATTTAACCATAAAAGAGCTGCCCACCTGGCCATTGCCCAGGCCATTGCGATGGCTCTGGGTATCAATGTATATTACTTTCTGGGTGATGATGTGATTGGCCCCCAACGCATTCTATCCCGCCTTAATGTATTTGACCGACAAAAAATCCTAAACGGTGAATTAATGCCCTTTATTAAAGTAAGTAAAGAACAGGCGGCCAAAGGACTCACTGATGAGGAATTGGATTCATTAATTCAAGTAATGTTGGAGCAGGAAAAGAAACAGGATCAGTAA